Proteins encoded by one window of Yersinia massiliensis:
- the wrbA gene encoding NAD(P)H:quinone oxidoreductase, which produces MAKILVLYYSMYGHIETLAGAIAEGAKKVSGVDVTIKRVPETMPADAFANAGGKTNQQAPVATPQELADYDGIIFGTPTRFGNMAGQMRTFLDQTGGLWASGALYGKVASVFSSTGTGGGQEHTITSTWTTLAHHGFIIVPIGYGAKELFDVSQTRGGTPYGATTIAGGDGSRHPSAEELAIARFQGEHVAKITAKLKS; this is translated from the coding sequence ATGGCGAAAATTTTAGTACTTTATTATTCCATGTATGGACATATCGAGACACTTGCCGGTGCGATAGCCGAAGGGGCAAAAAAAGTCAGTGGTGTTGACGTGACGATAAAACGCGTGCCAGAAACCATGCCTGCCGATGCGTTTGCCAATGCTGGCGGTAAAACCAACCAGCAAGCTCCGGTTGCGACCCCGCAAGAATTAGCTGACTACGATGGCATCATTTTTGGTACGCCAACGCGCTTTGGTAACATGGCAGGGCAAATGCGCACATTCCTCGATCAAACCGGCGGCTTGTGGGCGTCCGGCGCACTGTACGGTAAAGTCGCGAGTGTATTCTCCTCAACCGGTACCGGTGGCGGTCAAGAACATACGATTACGTCTACGTGGACGACGCTGGCCCATCACGGTTTTATCATTGTGCCTATCGGTTACGGTGCTAAAGAGTTATTTGATGTTTCACAGACCCGGGGTGGTACACCTTATGGGGCAACCACGATTGCGGGTGGTGATGGCTCTCGTCATCCTAGCGCGGAAGAGTTGGCTATCGCCCGTTTCCAAGGTGAGCATGTGGCAAAAATTACGGCCAAACTGAAGAGTTAA
- the efeO gene encoding iron uptake system protein EfeO gives MSNRFFRRTAMQAALLALPVFAISAQAADIPQVKITVNDKQCEPMALTIPAGKTQFIVHNVSQKGLEWEILKGVMVVEERENIAPGFTQKMTANLEPGEYDMTCGLLSNPKGKLTVTAAAGADTAVKPDAMALVGPIAEYKVYVTQEVAQLVTQTKAFTDAVKKGDLALARQLYAPTRQHYERIEPIAELFSDLDGSIDAREDDFEQKAADPKFTGFHRLEKILFGDNTTKGADKFADQLYQDTLELQKRITGLTFAPNKVVGGAAGLIEEVAASKISGEEDRYSRTDLWDFQANVDGAQKIVNLLRPLLEKADKPLLEKIDANFKTVDSVLAKYRTKEGYESYEKLTDADRNAMKGPITALAEDLAQLRGVLGLD, from the coding sequence ATGTCTAACCGGTTCTTCCGTCGCACCGCCATGCAAGCTGCGTTACTGGCGCTGCCTGTTTTTGCTATCAGCGCGCAGGCTGCTGATATTCCACAAGTTAAAATTACGGTCAATGATAAGCAGTGCGAGCCAATGGCGCTGACTATCCCTGCCGGTAAAACGCAGTTTATTGTGCATAATGTTAGCCAGAAAGGGTTGGAGTGGGAGATCCTCAAAGGGGTGATGGTGGTTGAAGAGCGAGAAAATATCGCTCCCGGTTTCACACAAAAAATGACGGCTAACTTGGAGCCGGGCGAATATGACATGACCTGCGGTTTGCTGAGCAATCCGAAAGGTAAATTGACCGTGACCGCCGCCGCGGGTGCTGACACAGCGGTAAAACCGGATGCAATGGCATTAGTCGGGCCAATTGCAGAGTACAAAGTGTATGTCACTCAAGAAGTGGCCCAATTAGTCACCCAAACCAAAGCCTTCACCGATGCAGTGAAGAAGGGTGATCTGGCGTTGGCCCGTCAACTGTATGCGCCAACACGCCAACATTACGAGCGCATCGAACCCATTGCAGAATTATTCTCTGATTTAGATGGCAGCATTGATGCCCGTGAAGATGATTTTGAGCAAAAAGCGGCTGATCCGAAATTTACCGGTTTCCATCGTTTAGAAAAAATCTTGTTTGGCGACAATACCACTAAGGGCGCGGATAAATTTGCTGATCAACTTTATCAAGACACCTTAGAACTGCAAAAACGCATTACCGGTCTGACGTTTGCACCGAATAAAGTGGTAGGCGGTGCTGCGGGTCTCATCGAAGAGGTTGCGGCCAGTAAAATCAGTGGTGAAGAAGATCGCTACAGCCGGACGGATTTGTGGGATTTCCAAGCTAACGTTGATGGCGCACAGAAGATTGTCAACCTGCTGCGGCCGCTGCTAGAAAAAGCGGATAAGCCTTTGCTGGAAAAAATTGATGCCAATTTCAAAACCGTTGATAGCGTATTGGCAAAATATCGCACCAAAGAGGGTTATGAGTCCTACGAGAAGTTAACGGATGCCGATCGCAACGCAATGAAAGGGCCGATTACCGCACTGGCGGAAGACCTTGCTCAATTGCGCGGCGTATTAGGTTTGGATTGA
- the efeB gene encoding iron uptake transporter deferrochelatase/peroxidase subunit, translating into MSQKTGPEQGPYPQDSGAALPSRRRLLLGMGVMSGALALGGTKVARAADCPAPEAQPAQDERWQKQPFYGQHQSGVLTPQQAAMMLVAFDVLATDKAGLTRLFKLLTERIAFLTAGGHAPSVNAKLPPLDSGIMGPEIYPDNLTMTVSVGDSLFDERFGLQGQKPQRLQRMTRFPNDSLDAALCHGDVLLQICANTNETVIHALRDIIKHTPDLLSVRWKREGFISAHAARSKGKETPINLLGFKDGTANPKTSDKPLINQVVWVQDNAGEPAWAVGGSYQAARIIRFKVEFWDRTPLQEQQTIFGRDKHSGAPLGMVHEHDEPDYTQDPNGETIKLDAHIRLANPRTTETQNNLMLRRGYSYSLGVSNSGQLDMGLLFVCYQSDLEKAFLTVQQRLNGEALEEYVKPIGGGYFFVLPGVVDANHYLAQGLLSA; encoded by the coding sequence ATGAGTCAGAAAACCGGCCCAGAACAGGGGCCGTATCCGCAGGATAGTGGGGCGGCACTGCCGTCCCGTCGGCGTTTATTGTTGGGTATGGGCGTGATGAGTGGCGCGTTGGCACTCGGTGGCACTAAAGTGGCGCGGGCCGCTGATTGCCCTGCACCTGAGGCGCAGCCTGCCCAAGATGAACGTTGGCAGAAGCAACCGTTCTACGGCCAGCATCAATCTGGTGTGTTAACCCCTCAGCAGGCAGCAATGATGCTGGTGGCCTTTGATGTCTTAGCGACAGACAAAGCTGGGCTGACTCGCTTATTTAAGCTGCTAACAGAACGCATCGCCTTTTTAACCGCAGGTGGACATGCACCATCGGTGAATGCCAAGTTACCGCCATTAGACTCGGGCATTATGGGGCCAGAAATTTACCCCGATAACCTGACGATGACGGTGTCAGTGGGTGATTCACTGTTTGATGAGCGCTTTGGCTTGCAAGGGCAGAAACCGCAGCGTTTGCAGCGAATGACGCGCTTCCCAAATGATTCACTGGATGCTGCTTTGTGCCATGGTGATGTCCTGTTGCAAATTTGCGCCAACACCAATGAAACGGTGATTCATGCGCTGCGCGATATCATCAAACATACGCCAGATCTGCTCAGTGTTCGCTGGAAGCGTGAAGGCTTTATTTCTGCTCATGCGGCGCGTAGTAAAGGAAAAGAAACACCCATCAATTTATTAGGCTTTAAAGATGGCACTGCCAACCCGAAAACCAGTGATAAGCCGTTAATCAATCAGGTGGTTTGGGTGCAAGATAATGCAGGTGAACCGGCGTGGGCGGTTGGGGGGAGCTATCAGGCAGCACGTATTATCCGCTTCAAGGTCGAGTTTTGGGATCGCACACCATTACAGGAACAGCAAACCATTTTTGGTCGCGATAAGCACAGTGGCGCGCCGTTGGGGATGGTACATGAACATGATGAGCCTGATTACACCCAAGACCCTAATGGCGAGACTATCAAACTGGATGCGCATATTCGTCTGGCAAATCCTCGAACCACAGAAACCCAGAATAACCTGATGTTACGCCGTGGCTACAGCTATTCTTTGGGCGTGTCCAATTCGGGGCAACTGGACATGGGGCTATTGTTTGTCTGCTACCAGTCTGATTTGGAAAAAGCGTTCCTGACGGTACAACAACGGCTGAACGGGGAGGCACTGGAAGAGTATGTGAAACCGATTGGTGGGGGGTATTTCTTCGTCTTACCCGGTGTAGTAGATGCCAATCACTATCTGGCCCAAGGCTTGCTCAGCGCTTAA